The DNA segment GCGGCCACTGGACCCGCTACTACGGCTTCACCGATCCGGCCGTGCTGGTCGCCGAGCTCAACCGCCTCAGCGCCCGCCGTGTGCACGCCAAGAGCACTGCGATCGCCGCAACCCCAGACCCTGCCGCCCAGGAGGCACAACCATGAGCAGTCTTACCAGCCGCCGAAGCGGCATGCGCGGTCTCGACTGGCTGACCCTGACCGGCTGCCTGTGGATCCTCAGCAGCGTTGCCTTGGCCCACGAGGGCCATGCGCCGACGGCCCCCGCGCCGCAACCGGCACCGCCGACGATCAGCAGCGGTGGCGGCACCCGCGATGCCCAAGCCTGGTTCACCGATACCGTGCTCAAGGACCAGAACGGCCGCGAGCTGCGCTTCTACAGCGATGTGCTCAAGGACAAGGTGGTGATGCTCAATGTGATCTTCACCCACTGCAACGACGCCTGCCCGCTGATTACCCGCAAGTTGCGTGAAGTACGCGAGGCCATGGGCAGCGAACTGGCCAGCCAGGTGACCTTCATCTCGGTCAGCAGTGATCCGCTCAACGATACCCCGGCAGTGCTCAAGGCGTTTGCCGAAAAAC comes from the Pseudomonas urmiensis genome and includes:
- a CDS encoding SCO family protein, whose product is MSSLTSRRSGMRGLDWLTLTGCLWILSSVALAHEGHAPTAPAPQPAPPTISSGGGTRDAQAWFTDTVLKDQNGRELRFYSDVLKDKVVMLNVIFTHCNDACPLITRKLREVREAMGSELASQVTFISVSSDPLNDTPAVLKAFAEKQGVDGPNWLFLTGDKANVDLVLGRLGQFLPSPEQHSTQLIAGDVASKRWSKIRPDAPPAAIAQRMQLLTQPLAGR